The following proteins are co-located in the Corynebacterium kalinowskii genome:
- the rpoB gene encoding DNA-directed RNA polymerase subunit beta codes for MLEGRILAVSRQTKSMAEIPGAPKRYSFAKVTEPIEVPGLLDLQLESFAWLIGTPEWRERMQAEVGEGQRVTSGLEDILDELSPIQDYSGNMSLSLSEPRFEEVKHTIDESKDKDINYSAPLYVTAEFVNNETGEIKSQTVFIGDFPMMTNKGTFIVNGTERVVVSQLVRSPGVYFDQSIDKSTERPLHAVKVIPSRGAWLEFDVDKRDTVGVRIDRKRRQPVTVLLKAFGWTTEQIKERFGFSEIMMSTLESDGVANTDEALLEIYRKQRPGEQPTRDLAQSLLDNSFFKAKRYDLAKVGRYKVNRKLGLGGDHEGLMTLTEEDIATTIEYLVRLHAGETSMTSPTGEIIPVGVDDIDHFGNRRLRTVGELIQNQVRVGLSRMERVVRERMTTQDAESITPTSLINVRPVSAAIREFFGTSQLSQFMDQNNSLSGLTHKRRLSALGPGGLSRERAGIEVRDVHPSHYGRMCPIETPEGPNIGLIGSLSSYAKVNPFGFIETPYRKVENGVITDRIEYLTADEEDRFVIAQASIELDENGKIVEDRVVVRLKNGDIEVVDSKNIDYMDVSPRQMVSVATAMIPFLEHDDANRALMGANMQRQAVPLVRAEAPYVGTGMEKRAAYDAGDLVISKKAGIVENMDANFITIMGDDGIRDTYMLRKFQRTNQGTSYNQKPLVDMGQRVEAGQVLADGPGTSNGEMALGRNLLVAFMPWEGHNYEDAIILNQRLVEDDILTSIHIEEHEIDARDTKLGAEEITREIPNVSEDVLKDLDERGIVRIGADVRDGDILVGKVTPKGETELTPEERLLRAIFGEKAREVRDTSMKVPHGETGKVIGVRRFSREDDDDLAPGVNEMIRVYVAQKRKIQDGDKLAGRHGNKGVVGKILPQEDMPFMPDGTPVDIILNTHGVPRRMNIGQVLEVHLGWLAAAGWHVDPEDIKNAKLLETLPEELYDVPAGSLTATPVFDGASNDELAGLLANSLPNRDGDIMVNENGKATLFDGRSGEPFPFPVAVGYMYILKLHHLVDEKIHARSTGPYSMITQQPLGGKAQFGGQRFGEMEVWAMQAYGAAYTLQELLTIKSDDVVGRVKVYEAIVKGENIPDPGIPESFKVLLKELQSLCLNVEVLSADGTPMELGTTDDDEFDQAGASLGINLSRDERTDDIA; via the coding sequence GTGCTGGAAGGACGCATCTTGGCAGTCTCCCGCCAGACCAAGTCTATGGCCGAAATCCCTGGAGCTCCGAAGCGATACTCGTTCGCTAAAGTTACGGAGCCAATCGAGGTCCCTGGTCTTTTGGACCTTCAGCTCGAATCTTTTGCTTGGCTGATCGGCACGCCTGAATGGCGTGAGCGTATGCAAGCAGAGGTCGGTGAAGGTCAACGTGTGACCAGCGGTCTCGAGGACATTCTGGATGAATTGTCCCCAATTCAGGACTACTCCGGAAATATGTCCCTGTCCCTGTCTGAGCCTCGCTTCGAAGAAGTGAAGCACACTATTGACGAGTCCAAAGACAAGGACATCAACTATTCTGCGCCGCTGTACGTCACCGCGGAATTCGTAAACAATGAGACCGGCGAAATCAAGTCGCAGACGGTCTTCATTGGCGATTTCCCAATGATGACGAACAAGGGCACGTTCATTGTCAACGGCACCGAGCGTGTCGTTGTCTCCCAGCTCGTGCGCTCCCCAGGTGTGTACTTCGATCAGTCGATCGATAAGTCCACCGAGCGTCCACTGCATGCCGTGAAGGTGATTCCTTCACGCGGTGCATGGCTGGAATTTGACGTCGATAAGCGCGACACCGTTGGTGTCCGCATCGACCGCAAGCGTCGCCAGCCGGTGACCGTCCTGCTGAAGGCTTTCGGCTGGACCACCGAGCAGATCAAGGAGCGCTTCGGCTTCTCCGAGATCATGATGTCCACCCTCGAGTCCGACGGTGTTGCAAACACTGACGAAGCACTCTTGGAGATCTACCGCAAGCAGCGTCCAGGCGAGCAGCCTACCCGCGACCTTGCTCAGTCTCTGCTGGACAATTCCTTCTTCAAGGCCAAGCGCTACGATCTGGCTAAGGTCGGCCGTTACAAGGTCAACCGCAAGCTGGGTCTTGGTGGCGATCACGAGGGTCTGATGACCCTGACCGAAGAAGACATCGCAACCACCATTGAGTACCTCGTTCGTCTGCACGCAGGTGAGACGTCGATGACCTCTCCTACCGGCGAGATCATCCCGGTTGGCGTTGACGATATCGACCACTTCGGTAACCGTCGTCTGCGTACTGTTGGCGAATTGATCCAGAACCAGGTTCGTGTTGGCCTGTCCCGTATGGAGCGCGTCGTTCGCGAGCGCATGACCACGCAGGACGCTGAGTCCATCACGCCTACCTCCCTGATCAACGTCCGTCCAGTTTCCGCTGCGATCCGCGAGTTCTTCGGTACCTCTCAGCTGTCCCAGTTCATGGACCAGAACAACTCCCTGTCCGGCCTGACGCACAAGCGTCGTCTGTCCGCACTGGGCCCAGGTGGTCTGTCCCGTGAACGCGCTGGCATCGAAGTCCGAGACGTGCACCCATCTCACTACGGCCGTATGTGCCCAATTGAGACTCCGGAAGGCCCGAACATTGGTCTGATCGGTTCCCTGTCTTCTTATGCCAAGGTCAACCCATTCGGCTTCATTGAGACCCCGTACCGCAAGGTAGAAAACGGTGTCATCACTGACCGCATCGAGTACCTGACCGCAGACGAAGAAGATCGTTTCGTCATCGCACAGGCTTCTATCGAACTTGATGAAAACGGCAAGATCGTTGAAGATCGCGTAGTGGTACGTCTGAAGAACGGCGACATCGAGGTCGTCGATTCCAAGAACATCGACTACATGGACGTTTCCCCTCGTCAGATGGTGTCCGTTGCAACCGCAATGATTCCATTCCTCGAGCACGACGATGCAAACCGTGCCCTCATGGGTGCGAACATGCAGCGTCAGGCCGTGCCTCTCGTACGTGCAGAAGCACCATACGTGGGCACCGGTATGGAAAAGCGCGCCGCTTACGACGCAGGTGACCTTGTCATCTCGAAGAAGGCCGGCATCGTAGAGAACATGGACGCCAACTTCATCACCATCATGGGTGATGATGGCATCCGCGACACCTACATGCTGCGCAAGTTCCAGCGCACCAACCAGGGCACCTCGTACAACCAGAAGCCGCTCGTTGACATGGGTCAGCGGGTGGAAGCTGGCCAGGTGCTTGCCGACGGTCCTGGTACCTCCAACGGAGAAATGGCTCTTGGACGTAACCTGCTCGTGGCATTCATGCCATGGGAAGGCCACAACTACGAGGACGCCATCATCCTGAACCAGCGCCTGGTTGAGGATGACATCCTGACCTCGATCCACATCGAGGAGCACGAAATCGATGCTCGCGACACCAAGCTTGGTGCTGAAGAGATCACTCGTGAAATCCCGAACGTTTCTGAAGATGTCCTCAAGGACCTCGACGAGCGCGGTATTGTCCGCATCGGTGCAGACGTTCGTGACGGCGACATCCTGGTCGGTAAGGTCACCCCTAAGGGCGAGACCGAGCTGACTCCGGAAGAGCGTCTCCTGCGCGCCATCTTCGGTGAAAAGGCTCGCGAAGTTCGCGACACCTCTATGAAGGTTCCGCACGGCGAGACCGGTAAGGTCATCGGCGTTCGTCGCTTCTCCCGCGAAGACGATGACGATCTGGCTCCTGGCGTTAACGAAATGATCCGCGTTTACGTGGCTCAGAAGCGCAAGATCCAGGACGGCGACAAGCTCGCCGGCCGCCACGGCAACAAGGGTGTTGTGGGCAAGATCCTGCCTCAGGAAGATATGCCATTCATGCCAGACGGCACCCCAGTGGACATCATCCTGAACACCCACGGTGTGCCTCGTCGTATGAACATCGGCCAGGTGCTCGAAGTTCACCTCGGCTGGCTTGCTGCCGCCGGTTGGCACGTTGACCCAGAAGACATCAAGAATGCCAAGCTGCTGGAGACCCTCCCTGAGGAGCTCTACGACGTTCCTGCTGGCTCGCTGACCGCCACCCCGGTATTCGACGGTGCTTCCAACGATGAACTCGCTGGTCTGCTGGCTAACTCTCTGCCAAACCGTGACGGAGACATCATGGTCAATGAGAACGGCAAGGCAACCTTGTTCGATGGTCGTTCCGGTGAACCATTCCCATTCCCAGTTGCAGTCGGCTACATGTACATCCTGAAGCTGCACCACCTGGTTGATGAGAAGATTCACGCTCGTTCCACCGGCCCTTACTCCATGATTACCCAGCAGCCACTCGGTGGTAAGGCCCAGTTCGGTGGCCAGCGCTTTGGTGAAATGGAAGTGTGGGCAATGCAGGCATACGGCGCTGCATACACCCTGCAGGAGCTCCTGACCATCAAGTCTGACGACGTGGTTGGTCGTGTGAAGGTCTACGAAGCCATCGTGAAGGGCGAAAACATCCCTGATCCTGGCATCCCAGAATCCTTCAAGGTTTTGCTCAAGGAACTGCAGTCCCTGTGCCTGAACGTGGAAGTTCTCTCCGCAGACGGCACCCCAATGGAACTGGGCACTACTGACGATGATGAGTTTGATCAGGCCGGTGCCTCCCTCGGCATCAACCTGTCCCGCGACGAACGCACCGACGACATCGCGTAG
- a CDS encoding DUF3068 domain-containing protein, with protein MLPKSRIFSALIIGLGIMLLAWGLLSPYFLHFDGRMPLDLRNTTFTLTDDKAKARIPQQDKVVTVPVSRQYHAQFMDPVDTNSVTARIGVTTMRVSNQDELDRLIDATVWSYRLDRFTGQALTEATMTDQPASSAKQVPIDALWVKFPVNAAQSTYQVFDVTLRKAVPATFQEELEINGRKVYRYRQDIEPTNVAMSYAGPFNTKKLEGEETGYLFHSGTRDYYVDQKSGLVVDIHEQIDDFYGTKTGEKKEQALLFDGQLSEESRSDMLTQAAQIDDGSLIRQLNWVAIGLGSLLTIAGLAGVFGLFARKP; from the coding sequence ATGCTTCCAAAGTCCCGCATCTTTTCTGCACTGATCATTGGCCTAGGCATCATGCTGTTGGCCTGGGGACTGCTCTCTCCCTATTTCCTGCACTTTGACGGCCGCATGCCGCTTGATCTGCGCAACACTACGTTCACGTTGACAGATGACAAGGCCAAGGCACGGATTCCGCAGCAGGACAAGGTGGTGACGGTTCCAGTTTCGCGCCAGTACCACGCGCAATTCATGGACCCTGTAGACACGAATTCAGTGACAGCCCGCATTGGCGTCACCACCATGCGCGTGAGCAACCAAGATGAACTTGATCGCCTTATCGATGCCACGGTCTGGAGCTACCGTCTGGATCGCTTCACAGGGCAGGCGCTGACTGAAGCGACGATGACTGACCAGCCGGCCAGTTCAGCGAAGCAAGTACCCATCGATGCGCTCTGGGTGAAGTTTCCGGTAAACGCGGCTCAGTCCACCTATCAGGTCTTTGATGTGACCCTGCGTAAGGCCGTTCCTGCGACGTTCCAGGAAGAGCTGGAGATTAATGGCCGGAAGGTCTATCGCTACCGTCAGGACATTGAACCGACGAACGTGGCGATGAGCTACGCGGGCCCATTCAATACGAAGAAGCTGGAGGGGGAGGAGACTGGCTACCTCTTCCATTCTGGAACGCGCGACTACTACGTTGATCAGAAATCGGGCCTCGTAGTCGACATTCACGAGCAAATCGATGACTTCTACGGCACCAAAACCGGCGAGAAGAAAGAACAGGCTTTGCTTTTCGACGGCCAATTGTCCGAAGAATCACGCTCTGACATGCTTACCCAAGCCGCCCAGATCGATGACGGTTCGCTGATACGTCAGCTCAATTGGGTTGCGATTGGACTCGGATCGCTGCTCACGATTGCCGGCCTGGCAGGTGTATTCGGGCTCTTCGCCCGCAAGCCCTAA
- the rplL gene encoding 50S ribosomal protein L7/L12 produces MAKLTKDELIEAFKEMTLIELSEFVKEFEEVFEVTAAAPVAVAAAGGAAAGAPAEEEKTEFDVVLEDAGAKKIGVIKAVREIVSGLGLKEAKELVESAPKAILEGANKDDAEAAKAKLEEAGAKVTLK; encoded by the coding sequence ATGGCTAAGCTCACCAAGGACGAGCTCATTGAAGCTTTCAAGGAAATGACCCTCATCGAGCTCTCTGAGTTCGTTAAGGAATTCGAAGAGGTCTTCGAAGTTACCGCTGCTGCTCCAGTTGCAGTTGCTGCTGCTGGCGGCGCTGCTGCAGGTGCTCCTGCTGAAGAAGAGAAGACTGAATTCGACGTCGTTCTCGAGGACGCAGGCGCTAAGAAGATCGGCGTTATTAAGGCTGTTCGCGAGATCGTTTCCGGTCTCGGCCTGAAGGAAGCTAAGGAGCTCGTTGAGTCCGCTCCTAAGGCTATCCTCGAGGGTGCTAACAAGGACGACGCTGAGGCTGCTAAGGCTAAGCTCGAAGAGGCTGGCGCAAAGGTTACCCTCAAGTAA
- the rplJ gene encoding 50S ribosomal protein L10, with protein MANAKNTAALAELKEKFEAANSIVLTEYRGLTVAQTTELRRALGSEVQYSVAKNTMIKLAAKDAGIEGLDDLLTGPTAVAFIQGEAVDAAKALKKFSGDNKAFVVKGGYMDGNALSAAQVDAIAELDNRETTLAKLAGAMKGNLAKAAGLFNAPASQVARLGAALQEKKQGE; from the coding sequence ATGGCAAACGCAAAGAACACCGCTGCTCTGGCAGAGCTGAAGGAGAAGTTCGAGGCTGCTAACTCGATCGTATTGACCGAGTACCGCGGTCTGACCGTGGCGCAGACCACCGAACTGCGTCGTGCTCTGGGCTCTGAGGTCCAGTACTCCGTCGCCAAGAACACCATGATCAAGCTGGCAGCTAAGGATGCCGGCATTGAAGGTCTTGATGATCTCCTTACCGGTCCTACCGCTGTTGCCTTCATTCAGGGCGAAGCTGTAGATGCTGCTAAGGCACTGAAGAAGTTCAGTGGCGACAACAAGGCATTCGTGGTCAAGGGTGGCTACATGGATGGCAACGCCCTGAGCGCAGCTCAGGTTGATGCTATTGCCGAGCTGGACAACCGCGAGACCACTCTCGCAAAGCTGGCTGGTGCCATGAAGGGCAACTTGGCAAAGGCTGCAGGCCTGTTCAACGCTCCTGCTTCCCAGGTCGCACGCCTCGGCGCTGCACTCCAGGAAAAGAAGCAAGGCGAATAA
- a CDS encoding DUF2752 domain-containing protein, with amino-acid sequence MSTSKISHLVEHPALPLIAGATALCGCFAVAAADPTTPGGMIPECPTKAILGINCPGCGTARMIYSVMNLHFLDAIRYNVVALVLFALVGWSWFAWLARTFGKHVPDWMNWRYAGEWVVGVFIAWFIIRLLPFEPFVSLQV; translated from the coding sequence ATGAGTACCAGTAAAATTTCGCACCTGGTGGAGCATCCCGCTCTGCCGCTGATAGCAGGGGCAACCGCTTTGTGCGGTTGCTTTGCTGTTGCAGCGGCTGATCCCACGACGCCGGGTGGCATGATTCCCGAATGTCCTACCAAAGCAATCCTCGGTATTAACTGTCCCGGTTGTGGCACGGCCCGCATGATCTACTCAGTCATGAACCTCCACTTTCTCGATGCGATTCGCTATAACGTGGTAGCTCTGGTCCTCTTCGCCCTCGTAGGCTGGAGTTGGTTTGCGTGGCTGGCGCGAACGTTTGGCAAGCACGTCCCAGATTGGATGAACTGGCGCTATGCGGGAGAGTGGGTAGTGGGAGTTTTCATCGCCTGGTTCATTATTAGGCTCCTGCCGTTCGAACCGTTTGTTTCCCTGCAGGTGTAG
- a CDS encoding CD225/dispanin family protein: MTTPSNPYGNDGQNNNDNFGQGNNDNFGQGSAYPYGGASDNTGFDATAGSNAGGYPGGGYPGGMNAGMPMGGEQPNNLMPWSIINTILSICACCLPIGLIGVYFSSQVKKKWEMGDQAGALQTAKTTRTTNIVISCIVVAMFLLSILGQVMGWAPDYEQLMNEYQ, from the coding sequence ATGACTACTCCTAGTAACCCATATGGCAACGACGGCCAGAATAACAACGACAACTTTGGACAAGGCAATAACGACAACTTTGGCCAGGGAAGCGCGTATCCATATGGTGGTGCCTCCGATAACACCGGCTTTGACGCGACGGCTGGTTCCAACGCTGGTGGTTACCCAGGCGGTGGCTACCCGGGTGGTATGAATGCCGGCATGCCAATGGGCGGCGAGCAGCCTAACAATCTGATGCCGTGGTCCATCATCAACACGATCTTGTCCATTTGCGCGTGCTGCCTCCCGATCGGCTTGATCGGTGTTTACTTCTCCTCCCAGGTAAAGAAGAAGTGGGAAATGGGCGATCAGGCAGGTGCTCTTCAGACTGCCAAGACCACTCGCACCACCAACATCGTCATTTCCTGCATTGTCGTCGCAATGTTCTTGCTCAGCATTCTTGGCCAAGTGATGGGTTGGGCCCCAGACTACGAGCAGCTCATGAATGAGTACCAGTAA
- a CDS encoding CD225/dispanin family protein, producing MYQQPRYLPPQPQSWLIPNILLTIFCCNILGVFGIIFSAFSRSSWTRGDVHGARNWARVAALTFWLCLIATVIFIAATIEFEDGTVSWGFNVGQTEEVRLK from the coding sequence ATGTACCAACAGCCTCGCTACTTGCCCCCACAGCCTCAGTCCTGGCTGATCCCCAACATCCTGCTCACTATCTTTTGCTGCAATATTTTAGGTGTCTTCGGAATTATCTTCAGTGCGTTTTCCCGCAGTTCGTGGACGAGGGGAGACGTGCACGGCGCGCGCAACTGGGCGCGAGTGGCCGCACTCACCTTTTGGCTATGTCTGATAGCGACTGTCATCTTCATTGCAGCGACGATTGAATTCGAAGACGGCACGGTCAGTTGGGGATTTAACGTTGGTCAAACCGAGGAGGTCAGGCTCAAATAG
- the rplA gene encoding 50S ribosomal protein L1: MSKTSKAFRAAAELVDAGRIYTPIEAAKLVKETSSKNYDASVDVAIRLGVDPRKADQLVRGTVNLPHGTGKTVRVAVFAEGEKATEAQAAGADVVGTTELIEQITAGTIDFDVAIATPDQMAKVGRVARVLGPRGLMPNPKTGTVTNDVAKAIEEVKGGKISFRVDKASNLHALIGKASFDAEKLAENYGALIDELMRLKPSSAKGIYLKKITMSSTTGPGLPVDPSVLKNYAG, from the coding sequence ATGAGCAAGACTTCTAAGGCATTCCGCGCAGCCGCTGAACTGGTTGACGCTGGCCGCATCTACACTCCAATCGAGGCTGCAAAGCTCGTCAAGGAGACCTCCTCCAAGAACTACGACGCTTCCGTCGACGTTGCTATCCGCCTGGGCGTTGACCCACGTAAGGCTGACCAGCTCGTTCGCGGCACCGTTAACCTGCCACACGGCACCGGTAAGACCGTCCGCGTTGCAGTGTTCGCTGAAGGCGAGAAGGCTACCGAGGCTCAGGCTGCAGGCGCTGACGTCGTTGGCACCACTGAGCTGATCGAGCAGATCACCGCTGGCACCATCGACTTCGACGTTGCAATCGCTACCCCTGACCAGATGGCCAAGGTTGGCCGCGTTGCCCGCGTCCTCGGCCCACGTGGTCTCATGCCTAACCCTAAGACCGGTACCGTAACCAACGACGTTGCTAAGGCAATCGAAGAGGTTAAGGGCGGCAAGATCTCCTTCCGCGTGGACAAGGCTTCCAACCTGCACGCTCTGATCGGTAAGGCATCCTTCGATGCTGAGAAGCTGGCCGAGAACTACGGTGCGCTCATCGACGAGCTCATGCGTCTCAAGCCATCTTCCGCAAAGGGCATCTACCTGAAGAAGATCACCATGTCTTCCACCACGGGCCCAGGCCTGCCAGTAGATCCTTCCGTTCTGAAGAACTACGCTGGTTAA
- the rplK gene encoding 50S ribosomal protein L11 → MAPKKKITGLIKLQIQAGAANPAPPVGPALGAHGVNIMEFCKAYNAATESQRGNVVPVEITVYEDRSFTFKLKTPPAAKLLLKAAGLQKGSGVPHTQKVGKVTMDQCREIATTKKEDLNANDVEAGAKIIAGTARSMGITVEGN, encoded by the coding sequence ATGGCTCCTAAGAAGAAGATCACCGGTCTCATCAAGCTCCAGATCCAGGCAGGCGCTGCTAACCCAGCTCCTCCAGTTGGCCCAGCACTCGGTGCTCACGGCGTCAACATCATGGAGTTCTGCAAGGCTTACAACGCTGCGACTGAATCCCAGCGCGGCAACGTTGTGCCAGTAGAAATCACCGTCTACGAAGACCGCTCCTTCACCTTCAAGCTGAAGACCCCTCCTGCTGCCAAGCTGCTGCTCAAGGCTGCTGGCCTGCAAAAGGGTTCTGGCGTTCCTCACACCCAGAAGGTCGGCAAGGTCACCATGGACCAGTGCCGTGAGATCGCTACCACCAAGAAGGAAGACCTCAACGCTAACGACGTCGAGGCAGGCGCAAAGATCATCGCCGGCACCGCTCGCTCCATGGGCATCACCGTCGAGGGCAACTAA